ACGGCGGACGATCTCCGCCGCATGCTGCGCGCCGGCGCGGACAAGGTCGGGGTGAACACCGCCGCGGTGCGGCGTCCCGATCTGATCCGCGAAGGCGCCGAACAGTTCGGCAGCCAGTGCATCGTGGTCGCGATCGACGCGAAGCGCACGGCGGCCGGACCGGCGGGCGCCGTCAGGTGGGAGGTCTTCACGCACGGCGGCCGTCGGCCGGCGGGCGTGGACGCGGTGGAATGGGCGCAGCGCGCCGCCCGGCTCGGCGCCGGTGAGATTTTGTTGACGAGCATGGACCAGGACGGCCGCGAGGACGGCTTCGACCTCGAACTGGTCCGGGCGGTGACGCGCGCCGTCCGGATTCCGGTGATCGCCTCCGGCGGCGCCGGCGTGCCCCGCCACTTCGTCGAAGCGGTTGCGGTCGCCGACGCGGACGCGGTCCTGGCCGCGTCGGTGTTTCACTATCGCACCTACAGCATCACGGCGGTGAAGGCCGCCATGGCGGCCGCGGGCATTCCCGTCCGGCCGGCGTCAACTTCAGGGCGGCCGGACGCGGATCGGCCGGCGGGCGGGGAGTCCAGCGGATGAGCGATGCCGAT
The window above is part of the bacterium genome. Proteins encoded here:
- the hisF gene encoding imidazole glycerol phosphate synthase subunit HisF, which translates into the protein MMLARRVVACLDVKDGRVVKGTRFVNLRDAGDPVELAAVYDREGADEVVFLDITASHEGRGIMEDVVRRTAEVLTIPFTVGGGLSTADDLRRMLRAGADKVGVNTAAVRRPDLIREGAEQFGSQCIVVAIDAKRTAAGPAGAVRWEVFTHGGRRPAGVDAVEWAQRAARLGAGEILLTSMDQDGREDGFDLELVRAVTRAVRIPVIASGGAGVPRHFVEAVAVADADAVLAASVFHYRTYSITAVKAAMAAAGIPVRPASTSGRPDADRPAGGESSG